A single genomic interval of Chryseobacterium paludis harbors:
- a CDS encoding aminotransferase-like domain-containing protein: MAKEVLYLKIAKIMMEQIQTETLQFGDKLPSLRSAQKLYNVSLNTIKLAYMELESHSLIESKPKFGYFVSHTSQRKLALPSVAKIKSFEAEGTKEDLIDKVFGTISEKDFTQFALAIPGKNFLPLAKMKKSIINVVKSRNDSGTDYEPVQGKQSLRRELAKWSLVMEGKITEDDLVITSGAMNAIYNSLMAVTKPGDLVAVESPAYFGILQAIQLLGLKAVEIPTHPVYGVDLDALKKVLPKLSACCFVTNFNNPMGFQMPDENKRELVRLITHYNVPLIEDDIYGNLYFGAERPKPCKFYDEAGLVMWLGSVSKTMAPGYRVGWVAPGQFKDRIIRQKLVQTVCSPSLYSDVITDFLEHGRYDHHLRTFRNKLYANYLQIQKAVTAYFPDNTKVSEPKGGFMLWLELDKRICTEDLFDEAYSQKINFAPGRMFSQYDQYRNCMRLNYALEWTDRVESDLEKLGKMVKNNI, from the coding sequence ATGGCCAAAGAAGTTTTATACCTTAAAATAGCAAAAATAATGATGGAGCAAATCCAAACTGAGACATTACAGTTTGGAGATAAACTACCTTCACTCCGAAGTGCTCAGAAGCTATATAATGTTAGCCTGAATACCATAAAGCTGGCTTATATGGAGCTTGAGAGTCATTCTCTTATTGAATCGAAGCCTAAATTTGGCTATTTTGTAAGCCATACTTCACAACGAAAACTGGCGTTGCCATCTGTTGCCAAAATAAAAAGCTTTGAAGCTGAAGGAACAAAGGAAGATCTTATTGATAAGGTGTTTGGAACTATTTCAGAGAAAGATTTTACTCAGTTTGCTCTGGCAATTCCCGGCAAGAACTTTCTTCCTTTGGCCAAGATGAAAAAATCGATCATTAATGTTGTAAAGAGCAGAAATGACAGCGGAACGGATTATGAACCGGTACAGGGAAAACAGAGCCTTCGTCGGGAACTGGCAAAATGGTCATTGGTTATGGAAGGGAAAATTACGGAAGATGATCTGGTGATAACCTCTGGGGCAATGAATGCTATTTATAATAGTCTGATGGCCGTAACCAAGCCTGGTGATCTGGTTGCCGTGGAAAGCCCTGCTTATTTTGGAATTTTACAGGCCATCCAGTTATTGGGACTAAAAGCGGTTGAAATTCCCACTCATCCGGTATATGGAGTAGATCTTGATGCTTTAAAAAAAGTATTGCCAAAATTATCAGCATGTTGTTTTGTGACGAACTTTAATAACCCGATGGGGTTTCAAATGCCTGATGAAAACAAGAGGGAGCTGGTGAGATTAATCACGCACTATAATGTTCCTTTGATCGAAGATGATATCTATGGGAATCTATATTTCGGAGCAGAACGTCCCAAGCCATGTAAGTTTTATGATGAGGCAGGATTGGTGATGTGGTTGGGTTCAGTTTCGAAGACCATGGCTCCCGGTTATCGGGTTGGGTGGGTGGCTCCGGGTCAGTTTAAAGATCGGATTATCCGCCAGAAGCTTGTTCAGACGGTATGCAGTCCATCATTATATTCTGATGTGATTACAGATTTTCTGGAACATGGCCGTTATGATCATCACTTGAGGACATTCAGAAATAAACTCTATGCTAATTACCTTCAGATTCAAAAAGCAGTTACGGCTTATTTTCCGGACAATACTAAAGTTTCCGAACCAAAAGGAGGTTTTATGTTATGGCTGGAGCTAGACAAAAGAATATGTACGGAAGATTTATTTGACGAAGCTTATAGTCAGAAGATCAATTTTGCTCCCGGAAGAATGTTTTCTCAATATGACCAATACAGAAACTGTATGCGATTGAATTATGCATTAGAATGGACAGACAGGGTAGAAAGTGATCTTGAGAAATTGGGGAAAATGGTAAAAAACAATATATAA
- a CDS encoding LytR/AlgR family response regulator transcription factor has translation MINCIIVDDEPLAIQLLESHISKIETLKLLGTAKSAIEAYQLLQEKSIDLMFLDIQMPDLNGIDFLKSLNKKPKTIFTTAYREFAIEGFELEAVDYILKPITFERFFKSVDRVLRNVSTEKTAEEFILLKSEGLQRKILLNEIIYFEGNGNDVKVVLKGSLHIVAKNKISELNDVLSEKGFIRVHRSFLINSRYVTAFNNDEVLLEKSSIPVGRSYKREFDDFIIHFSKKRIN, from the coding sequence ATGATTAACTGTATCATAGTGGATGATGAACCTTTAGCCATACAGCTTTTGGAAAGTCACATTTCAAAGATTGAAACGTTGAAACTTTTAGGGACGGCTAAAAGTGCTATTGAAGCGTATCAGCTCTTACAGGAAAAGTCAATAGATTTGATGTTTCTGGATATCCAGATGCCTGATTTGAATGGGATAGACTTTTTAAAATCTCTTAATAAAAAACCTAAAACTATTTTTACAACGGCTTATCGCGAATTTGCTATTGAAGGATTCGAGCTTGAGGCGGTAGATTATATTTTAAAGCCAATCACTTTTGAACGATTTTTTAAATCTGTGGATCGTGTACTTCGAAATGTTTCAACAGAGAAAACAGCTGAGGAGTTTATACTCCTAAAGTCTGAAGGTTTACAAAGGAAAATTCTGCTGAATGAGATCATTTACTTTGAAGGCAATGGTAATGATGTGAAAGTGGTATTAAAAGGAAGTTTGCATATTGTCGCTAAAAATAAAATTTCAGAGCTGAATGATGTGCTTTCAGAGAAGGGATTTATAAGAGTGCATCGGTCTTTTTTGATCAATTCCCGGTATGTCACCGCTTTTAATAATGATGAGGTTTTATTGGAGAAGTCTTCAATTCCTGTGGGAAGAAGCTATAAAAGGGAGTTTGATGACTTTATCATTCATTTTTCAAAGAAGAGGATCAATTAA
- a CDS encoding sensor histidine kinase, giving the protein MSDCVRMNVFNGRKPLLLSECKISLFTSNFTLLKTKCIFIDLDFIFLDIVKTTKKKRIQQNIGFQVIFWIGLFLFGMAKDYGHYDYAHFNENLIYDISHWIFQIAGANFIYYVLIARFFNSKKYFLFSTYLVISIYIISVINRIFIVYAVEPVFMNYPKDSLVDIVTDLNYLLFYYVFSIVAGSFIFVATMFMIRYRNEKENTTQLLKEKAELELKVLKSQLNPHFLFNTLNNIYALSVANSERTSESINRLSDILDYILYKGQRKTVLISDELLIIDDYIELEKLRYDERLKVRKFEKLESSNTIPPLLFLSLVENAFKHGAGKISGKAEINIWVETNRNHSVLKVENTCPDAVEAEKEGLGLKNIKEQLRLYFDNRFELSTLKENNWFTIKITIPAQND; this is encoded by the coding sequence TTGAGCGATTGTGTCAGAATGAATGTATTTAATGGTAGAAAGCCTCTTTTGCTGTCTGAATGTAAAATATCGTTATTCACCAGCAATTTTACTTTATTAAAAACTAAATGTATTTTCATCGATCTGGATTTTATATTTTTGGATATTGTGAAGACTACGAAAAAGAAGAGAATACAGCAGAATATTGGTTTCCAGGTTATTTTTTGGATAGGATTATTTTTGTTTGGAATGGCCAAAGATTATGGTCATTATGATTACGCCCATTTCAATGAAAACCTTATTTATGATATTAGCCATTGGATTTTTCAAATTGCAGGTGCCAATTTTATCTATTATGTGCTGATTGCCCGGTTTTTCAACAGCAAAAAATATTTTCTATTTTCAACTTACCTGGTTATAAGCATCTATATTATTTCGGTTATTAATAGAATTTTTATTGTGTACGCAGTAGAACCTGTTTTTATGAATTATCCCAAAGATAGCTTAGTGGATATCGTAACTGACCTGAATTATCTTTTATTTTATTATGTATTTTCTATCGTAGCAGGAAGTTTTATTTTTGTCGCTACGATGTTTATGATACGGTATAGAAATGAAAAAGAAAATACAACCCAACTTTTGAAAGAAAAGGCAGAACTTGAGCTAAAAGTATTAAAATCTCAATTAAACCCACACTTTTTATTCAATACACTAAATAATATCTACGCACTTTCTGTTGCTAATTCTGAACGGACCTCTGAATCGATCAATCGCCTTTCCGACATTCTGGATTATATTTTATACAAGGGACAAAGGAAAACAGTCCTTATTTCTGATGAGCTTTTAATTATAGATGACTATATAGAACTCGAGAAATTACGATACGATGAAAGATTAAAAGTCCGTAAATTCGAGAAACTGGAAAGCTCAAATACCATTCCTCCTTTGCTGTTTCTTTCTTTAGTGGAAAATGCATTTAAACATGGAGCCGGGAAAATATCAGGAAAAGCAGAAATTAATATCTGGGTAGAGACCAATCGGAATCACTCAGTTTTAAAAGTTGAAAATACGTGCCCGGACGCTGTAGAAGCTGAGAAAGAAGGACTTGGTTTGAAAAATATCAAGGAGCAGCTTCGACTGTATTTTGACAATCGGTTTGAGTTGAGTACCTTAAAAGAAAATAACTGGTTTACCATAAAAATAACGATACCTGCGCAAAATGATTAA